The following are encoded together in the Cynocephalus volans isolate mCynVol1 chromosome 4, mCynVol1.pri, whole genome shotgun sequence genome:
- the CREBZF gene encoding CREB/ATF bZIP transcription factor isoform X1 has protein sequence MRHSLTKLLAASGSDSPTRSESPAPAATCSLSPDLTRAAAGEEETAAAGFPGRQQPPGDEGELEAGRGSRGGVAVRAPSPEEMEEEAVASVPGEETEDMDFLSGLELADLLDPRQPDWHLEPGLSSPGPLSSSGGGSDSGGLWRGDDDDEAAAAEMQRFSDLLQRLLNGIGGCSSGSDSGSGEKRRRKSPGGGGGGGSGNDNNQAATKSPRKAAAAAARLNRLKKKEYVMGLESRVRGLAAENQELRAENRELGKRVQALQEESRYLRAVLANETGLARLLSRLSGVGLRLTTSLFRDSPAGDHDYALPVGKQQQDLIEEDDSAGGVCLHVDKDKVSVEFCSACARKASSSLKIFFFR, from the exons ATGAGGCATAGCTTGACCAAGCTGCTGGCAGCCTCGGGCAGCGACTCCCCAACCCGCAGCGAGAGCCCGGCGCCGGCCGCGACCTGCTCGCTGTCCCCGGACCTGACCCGGGCAGCGGCGGGGGAGGAGGAGACGGCGGCGGCCGGATTTCCCGGCCGCCAGCAGCCGCCCGGCGACGAGGGAGAGTTGGAGGCCGGGAGGGGGAGCCGCGGCGGCGTGGCCGTGCGCGCGCCCTCGCCCgaggagatggaggaggaggCTGTCGCCAGCGTCCCCGGGGAAGAGACGGAAGACATGGACTTTCTGTCCGGGCTGGAACTGGCGGATCTGCTGGACCCCCGGCAACCGGACTGGCACCTGGAGCCCGGGCTCAGCTCGCCCGGGCCTCTCTCCTCGTCCGGCGGAGGCTCAGATAGCGGCGGCCTGTGGAGAGGGGACGACGACGACGAGGCCGCGGCTGCTGAGATGCAGCGTTTTTCAGACCTGCTGCAGAGGCTGTTAAACGGTATCGGAGGCTGCAGCAGCGGCAGTGACAGTGGCAGCGGCGAAAAGAGGCGGAGAAAGTCCCCGGGAGgaggcggcggtggcggcagcgGCAACGACAACAACCAGGCGGCGACAAAGAGTCCCCggaaggcggcggcggccgcTGCCCGTCTTAATCGGCTGAAGAAGAAGGAATACGTGATGGGGCTGGAGAGTCGAGTCCGGGGTCTTGCAGCCGAGAACCAGGAGTTGCGGGCCGAGAATCGGGAGCTGGGCAAACGCGTACAAGCACTGCAGGAGGAGAGTCGCTACCTACGGGCAGTCTTAGCGAACGAGACTGGACTGGCTCGCTTGCTGAGCCGGCTGAGCGGCGTGGGACTGCGGCTGACCACCTCGCTCTTCAGAGACTCGCCCGCCGGTGACCATGACTACGCTCTGCCGGTGGGAAAGCAGCAGCAGGACCTGATAGAAGAGGACGACTCAGCGGGAGGAGTGTGTCTTCATGTGGACAAGGATAAGGTGTCGGTGGAGTTCTGCTCGGCGTGCGCCCGGAAGGCGTCGTCCTCTCTTAAAAT TTTCTTTTTTAGGTGA
- the CREBZF gene encoding CREB/ATF bZIP transcription factor isoform X2: MRHSLTKLLAASGSDSPTRSESPAPAATCSLSPDLTRAAAGEEETAAAGFPGRQQPPGDEGELEAGRGSRGGVAVRAPSPEEMEEEAVASVPGEETEDMDFLSGLELADLLDPRQPDWHLEPGLSSPGPLSSSGGGSDSGGLWRGDDDDEAAAAEMQRFSDLLQRLLNGIGGCSSGSDSGSGEKRRRKSPGGGGGGGSGNDNNQAATKSPRKAAAAAARLNRLKKKEYVMGLESRVRGLAAENQELRAENRELGKRVQALQEESRYLRAVLANETGLARLLSRLSGVGLRLTTSLFRDSPAGDHDYALPVGKQQQDLIEEDDSAGGVCLHVDKDKVSVEFCSACARKASSSLKM, from the coding sequence ATGAGGCATAGCTTGACCAAGCTGCTGGCAGCCTCGGGCAGCGACTCCCCAACCCGCAGCGAGAGCCCGGCGCCGGCCGCGACCTGCTCGCTGTCCCCGGACCTGACCCGGGCAGCGGCGGGGGAGGAGGAGACGGCGGCGGCCGGATTTCCCGGCCGCCAGCAGCCGCCCGGCGACGAGGGAGAGTTGGAGGCCGGGAGGGGGAGCCGCGGCGGCGTGGCCGTGCGCGCGCCCTCGCCCgaggagatggaggaggaggCTGTCGCCAGCGTCCCCGGGGAAGAGACGGAAGACATGGACTTTCTGTCCGGGCTGGAACTGGCGGATCTGCTGGACCCCCGGCAACCGGACTGGCACCTGGAGCCCGGGCTCAGCTCGCCCGGGCCTCTCTCCTCGTCCGGCGGAGGCTCAGATAGCGGCGGCCTGTGGAGAGGGGACGACGACGACGAGGCCGCGGCTGCTGAGATGCAGCGTTTTTCAGACCTGCTGCAGAGGCTGTTAAACGGTATCGGAGGCTGCAGCAGCGGCAGTGACAGTGGCAGCGGCGAAAAGAGGCGGAGAAAGTCCCCGGGAGgaggcggcggtggcggcagcgGCAACGACAACAACCAGGCGGCGACAAAGAGTCCCCggaaggcggcggcggccgcTGCCCGTCTTAATCGGCTGAAGAAGAAGGAATACGTGATGGGGCTGGAGAGTCGAGTCCGGGGTCTTGCAGCCGAGAACCAGGAGTTGCGGGCCGAGAATCGGGAGCTGGGCAAACGCGTACAAGCACTGCAGGAGGAGAGTCGCTACCTACGGGCAGTCTTAGCGAACGAGACTGGACTGGCTCGCTTGCTGAGCCGGCTGAGCGGCGTGGGACTGCGGCTGACCACCTCGCTCTTCAGAGACTCGCCCGCCGGTGACCATGACTACGCTCTGCCGGTGGGAAAGCAGCAGCAGGACCTGATAGAAGAGGACGACTCAGCGGGAGGAGTGTGTCTTCATGTGGACAAGGATAAGGTGTCGGTGGAGTTCTGCTCGGCGTGCGCCCGGAAGGCGTCGTCCTCTCTTAAAATGTAG
- the CCDC89 gene encoding coiled-coil domain-containing protein 89 — MPQGEQALRMDSPPPEEPVGKQNEKLRNQEEEMEFKELDGLKEALANLRGLSEEEKSEKAMLCSRIQEQSQLICILKRRSDDALERCQILELLNTELEEKRMQEAEKLKAQSKHVQKLEERFMTLAANHELMIHFKDEHKGQNIKLREENEKLRLENSSLFSQALKDEEAKVLQLTAQSKALTKELETLKQKCAQDAYQAQAREKELLELQSQQACAHAKETEQLHSQLHSLKQQHKQAMEQMAKAQETHSSLSQELQARLQTITREKQELLQLSMERGKMLQNKQAEIRQLEEKLESAEVARRHVLERFEQEAVAVDSNLRVQELQRRVDGIQKAYDELRLQSEAFKKHSLDLLSKERELNAKLRHLFP, encoded by the coding sequence ATGCCTCAGGGAGAGCAGGCTCTCAGGATGGACAGCCCACCTCCTGAAGAACCTGTAGgtaagcaaaatgaaaaactgagaaaCCAGGAAGAGGAGATGGAGTTTAAGGAACTGGATGGTTTGAAGGAAGCCTTGGCAAACCTCCGGGGACTGTCTGAGGAGGAGAAGAGTGAGAAGGCGATGCTTTGCTCCCGCATCCAAGAGCAGTCCCAGCTCATCTGCATCCTGAAGCGGAGGTCGGATGACGCCCTGGAGCGCTGCCAGATCCTGGAGCTGCTTAACACAGAGCTGGAGGAGAAGAGGATGCAGGAGGCCGAGAAGCTGAAGGCTCAGAGCAAACATGTTCAGAAGCTGGAGGAACGCTTTATGACCCTGGCAGCCAACCACGAGTTGATGATCCACTTCAAAGATGAGCACAAGGGTCAGAACATCAAACTGAGGGAGGAGAATGAGAAGCTGAGGCTGGAGAACAGCAGCCTCTTCAGCCAGGCTTTGAAGGATGAGGAGGCCAAAGTATTGCAGCTCACTGCCCAgagcaaggccctcaccaaaGAGCTGGAGACTCTTAAACAGAAGTGTGCTCAGGATGCATACCAAGCACAAGCCCGAGAGAAGGAGCTGCTGGAGCTACAGAGCCAGCAGGCCTGTGCCCATGCCAAGGAGACAGAGCAGCTGCACAGCCAGCTGCACAGCCTCAAGCAGCAGCACAAACAGGCCATGGAGCAGATGGCTAAGGCCCAGGAGACACACAGCAGCCTGAGCCAGGAACTGCAGGCCAGACTGCAGACCATCACTCGAGAGAAACAGGAGCTGCTGCAGCTGTCCATGGAAAGGGGTAAGATGCTTCAGAACAAACAGGCAGAGATCCGCCAGCTTGAGGAGAAGCTGGAGTCAGCAGAGGTAGCCAGGAGGCATGTGCTAGAGCGGTTTGAGCAAGAGGCAGTGGCCGTGGACAGCAACTTGAGAGTCCAGGAGCTTCAGCGCAGGGTAGATGGGATCCAGAAGGCCTACGATGAACTCAGGCTGCAGTCAGAAGCCTTCAAAAAGCACAGCCTGGATCTTCTAAGCAAGGAGAGAGAACTCAACGCCAAACTCCGCCATCTCTTTCCATAA